The following DNA comes from Croceicoccus sp. YJ47.
GTATTGCGCCGAATACATGGCGCGCAATTTCGCGACCCGCCGCCCCGACGGATCGCCCACGATCCACGACGCCGACGGGGAGGCGCTGGGCGCGGTATTCTTCGCGCAATCCTCGCTGGCGACCTATTGCATTGCGCGGGCCAGCAACACGATCAAGGTGCGCGAGGATGCCCCGCTCGAATTGCTGGGCCCTCTGGGTTGCGGCCTGTCGACGGGAGCGGGTACCGTGATGAACGTGCTGCGCCCCGACAAATCGCATACGATTGCCGTGTTCGGGACAGGCGCCGTCGGCATGGGCGCACTTATGGCTGCGAAGGCGCTCGGTGCGGGGCGAATCGTCGCCATCGACCGTGTCGCTTCGCGTCTGGAACTCGCGCGCGAACTGGGTGCGACCGATACGATCGATACGTCCGGGGTCGATCTTGGCGAAGCGCTGGAGTCACTGGGCGGGATCGACTTTGGCGTTGACACCTCCGGGGTTCCTGCCCTGATCGCGGCGGCAACCGATGCCCTGCGGCAGCGCGGCACGCTGGTTCTTCTCGGTGCCAGCAAGCATCAGCAGGTGACCCTCAACGTGCTGCCGTTGATCAGCGGCAAGGTGATCCGCGGCGTAACGAATGGCGACATCGTGCCATCCCAATTCATCCCCAGGCTCGTCGACATGTACATGGACGGACAGTTCCCGCTCGACCGCATCTCCTCTTTCTATCCGCTCGAACAGGTCAATACCGCTCTCGAAGATTCGCTGTCGGGCAAGACCATAAAGCCGATCATCCGGATGAAACCCCCGCTGTGAGCAGCGAGAACGCAAGGCGGATTCTCGTCACCGGTGCGGGCCGAGGTATCGGCCGGGAAATTGCGCTGGGATTTGCGGCGGAAGGCGCGGAGATCATCCTCGCCGCACGCTCGTCGGATGAGCTTGAGACAACCTGCGCCGATGTCGTGCGAAGGGGCGGATCGGGCCATGTCGTCCCGACCGATCTGAACGATCCCCAAGACATCGAGGCGCTGGCGGAAAAGGCGCTCGCACGCGGCAATATCGACGTGCTGGTCTGCAACGCAGCCTTTTCGCCCGTGCCGCAATCGCTGCTCGACGCCCGTCCGGACGACTGGTTGAAAACCATGACGGTCAATGTCGCGGCAACGCTGAGACTGGTGCAGCGGCTTGCGCCCGGCATGACAGGCCGGGACGGGGCCAATATCATCGTCGTTTCCTCCATCCGCGGTCTTGGAGGGACGCCGTCCGGCGGCCTCTACGGCTCGTCCAAGGCAGCGCTCAATCATATGATCAAGACGCTTGCCTGCGAACTCGGGCCTCAGGGCATCAGGGTCAATGGCATACTGCCCGGCCCGGTGTTGACGCGCATGACCACCGATTTTCTTCCGGACAATGAGGCGCTCTTCGAATTCTATGGCGATATCGCGCCGATCAAGGGATGGACCATGCCGGACGACATGGTCGCACCGGCGCTTTTCCTGGCGTCTGCCGGCGCGCGCAAGGTAAGCGGTCACCTGCTGGTGGTCGATGGGGGGCTGTCGGCGATCAACGCGGATGCGATTGCGCCGCCCGCCGCTCTCCTGGGCTGATGCAGCAGTGCCCTGCGCGTCAATCGGACATCAATCCGATACGTAGTTCGGCCATCCGGTTGCCAGATAACGCCGAAACTCCGCGCCCACGCTTTGTTCAGCGAGATAGGCGCGGGTTACGGGGAATTTGGAGGCGACGAAGTCCGGCTCTGCCAGGACACGGGCGGCAAGATCCTGGTGCAGGATAGCGCCGCGCCCGAAAAACACGAAATCCGCACCGGCGTTCAGGCAGTCGGCGGCATCTGCGGTCGAGAAGATATGCCCGGCCACGCCGACCCGCGTACCGCTCGACCGGTCGAGCGCCCCGAAAACATCCACCAGCCGTTTGGGATGATAGGCCTCCTCGTCCGGCAATTTGAAACTGTCCCACAAGGACAGGTCCAGAAAGTCCAGCTTGCCCCCGTCGACAAGCTCCTGCGCAAAGCGGAATGCCTCGGCGGTTGAATAATCGTATTTTTCCGGTGAAATGCGACAGCCGAGCTGAAAATCCGGCCTTGTCGCGGATCGGATCCCATCGATAATCTCGTGATAGATGCGGGTCCGGTTTTCATAGCTGCCGCCGTACTGGTCATCCCGCAGGTTCCTGGAATGGCTGAGAAACTGGCAGAGCACGTAGCCGTGCGCCCCGTGCAGCGACACGCCGTCCATCCCCGCCTTATCGCAACGCACCGCGGCGGCAATGAAGGCATCGACCATTTCCCTGACCTCGTCGGTGGTCAGGGCGCGGACGTTATATTTCTCGTTCGCGAAGGGCGCCACCGCCTGCTCGCCGGAAATCTCGGGATTGGCGCGCGATCCGGCGTGATGAATCTGTACGCAGGACGCAGCGCCCCGCTCTCGCAGACCATCGGCGAGCCGCCGGAGCCCGGGAATATGGTCGTCGGCATAGACGGCAAGCTGCCCCGGAAAGGCCACGCCGTTCTTCATCGGAGAGGCCCCGCAGGTCATGACCATTCCAAAGCCGCCCTCGGCCCGGCTGGTGAGGAAGCGATATTCGTCCTCGCCCAGCGTGCCGTCGGCATGGCTTTGCCAATTGGTCAGCGGCGCGAGCGCGATACGGTTTTTCCAGTTCGGCCCGCGCGGCAAGCGAAGCGGTTCGGAAAGATTGGCTGTCACATGATTCTCCGACAAGCTGGAAATGGGGGCGGCAGACGATCTGGCACCACCGGAATCTAGCGCCCTTTCCATACGGGCGCGCGTTTTTCGGCAAAGGCCAGGGGGCCTTCCTTGATATCCTCGCTCGCACGCCAGGCGCGGAATTCGGGATAATCCGGCTGCGCTATCAACGCAGCCTCTATGTCCGGTTCGGCCAGTCCTCGCGCAATCAGCGCCTTCGACGTGCGCACCGCCACGGGCGACGCTTTTAGTATGTCGTCGCACCAGCGCTTCACCGCTTCGTCCAAGGCGTCGAGCGCAACCACCTCATTGACAAGCCCCATGCGCGACGCCTCGGCAGCTGTCAGCCGGCGACTGGCGAGAATGGTGCCCATCGCCAGCTTCAACGGCATCTGCCGGGCGAGCCGGTGCAGGCCCCCGCCCAATGCGACCGCGCCGACCAGCGGCTCGGGAAGCCCGAACGACGCGTGGTCGGCCGCAACGACCAAATCGCATGCAAGCGCGATCTCGAAACCGCCTCCCAGCGCGATCCCATTGACCGCCGCAATGAATGGTTTCGGACAATCGAAACGCTGGATCAGACCGGCATAACCATGTTCGGGATAAGATGGCGGCAGGCCGTCGCGTGAGGCCGCCTTCAGGTCCGAACCCGCACAGAATGCCGTGTCGCCCTTCCCCCTCACGACGCAGATCCACTGGCTGTCATCATCGGCGAATTGAGTGAACGCGCGTTCCAGTTCCTGATGCATGGCAGGGTTGATCGCATTCATCACATCGGGACGGCTCAAAGTGACGAAAGTCACCGGCCCGTCGCGCCGAACCTCCACGAACTCCATACACTTATCCCCTTCCCGCGCCGAATGGCCTAGCCGTACGCATGATTATCATATATCTGCATACCTAAAGCAGGAGCAGGAGCAAGGCAAATGTCCGAAACGCGACCCGGCGGATGCGATCATGATGGGCCGCAATGGCGTCGGTCCCGTTGCACGAGGTCGATATTCTGCGCGCGACCAGGCATTGCCGCATTGCGATGCACGGCCTCCTGCGCGTGAACATGGCCGACACACCGGCGTCCGATTCGGCCTCTCCGCCACCCGGCGCGAGAACGATGCTCACGCTTCTCACCCTATCCTATGCGCTGGCCTATCTGGATCGCCTGATGATGGCGGTCGTGGCAGAACCCGTGAAGGCCGAGTTCGGCCTGTCGGACGCCCAGTTGTTTTTCCTGACCGGTGCAGCATTCGTGCTGATCTATGGCGTGTGCGGCATTGGTTCGGGCTGGCTTCTCGACCGATTCAGCCGCCGCAAGATCATCGCCGTCATGCTGGCGGCATGGAGCGGATGCACCGCGCTATGCGGCCTTGCGGGTAGTTTCACCACTCTGGCCCTGTCGCGGGCGGGTGTGGGCATCGGTGAATCCGCAATCGTTCCGGCAGGCATGGCCACGATCAGTGACAGCTATCGCCCCGGGCGCCGACCGCTGGCGATGGGAATATTCTATTCCGGCGGCATGGTAAGCATGTTGATCGCATGGACGCTGGGCGGTTGGGTGGCGGATACCTTGGGCTGGCGATATACGTTTTTCCTCGCGGGGCCGCCGGGCATCCTTCTTGCGATCGCAATCTGGTTGAAAGGGTGGGACCCGCCCCGCGAAAAGGCACGCCTCCGGGCCACGCCGCACGAAACATCCGCATTTTCCGATGTCTGGCACAATCGCCCGCTGGTCTGGATCCTGGCGGCAGGCTCTGTCATCACCTTCGTCAATGTGGGCCTCGTCACCCAGCTTGGCAGCTTCTTCATTCGAAGCCACGGCATGACGCTGACCGAAGTGGGTTTGATCTTCGGACCCGTGCTTGCCGGCGGCATGGCAATTGGACTGGTCGGGGGTGGCTGGATCGGTAACAGGCTGGCCGAGCACGGGACCGACGCCCTGCTGCGCTTCACGACCGTCATCGTTTTTGCCATGTTCCCGATTTACATGGCGATGTTCCTGGCCGAAACGCTTGGGCTTGCCTTGTTCGCGATGTTCCTCGGCACGTTGACGAGCGTCATCTATTCGCCCGCCTTTTCCGCCGCCTATCAGGCGGTCAGCGCACCGCATACGCGGGCAACGTCGGCCGGCATATCGAGTTTTCTCAATGCGCTTGTCGGCGGGGCCATGACGCCCCTGATGGTCGGGGCGCTCAGCGATTACTGGTCGACAGATTTCGGAACGGACAGCCTGCGCTTTGCCATGATGATCGGCATGGGCAGTTGCTTCGTGTCGGGCGTCATGTTCACCCACGCGCGCCGACTGGTGCGGCAGTCAGGTTCAGAAGCGGCGGCCGCGCCCCCGGCCTAACCGCCGAGCTGCCGCTTTACGCCAGCCGCATCGTAATAATCGACGACCGATCTGATCCGCCCGTCCAGCGCGAGCTTCATGACTGCGACGCCGTTGGATCGGAAGGCGGTGCCCGTCGGCGGCTGGCCGTGATAGGATCCGCTCTGCACCCCTGAAAACCGCCATTCGAGGCAGGCGTTTTCACCGTCGGTGAAGGCGTTCGGAAACTCCATCCTGATGTCCGAGATGGCGTCGACGAAATGCGCATGAAACAGGC
Coding sequences within:
- a CDS encoding NADH:flavin oxidoreductase, encoding MTANLSEPLRLPRGPNWKNRIALAPLTNWQSHADGTLGEDEYRFLTSRAEGGFGMVMTCGASPMKNGVAFPGQLAVYADDHIPGLRRLADGLRERGAASCVQIHHAGSRANPEISGEQAVAPFANEKYNVRALTTDEVREMVDAFIAAAVRCDKAGMDGVSLHGAHGYVLCQFLSHSRNLRDDQYGGSYENRTRIYHEIIDGIRSATRPDFQLGCRISPEKYDYSTAEAFRFAQELVDGGKLDFLDLSLWDSFKLPDEEAYHPKRLVDVFGALDRSSGTRVGVAGHIFSTADAADCLNAGADFVFFGRGAILHQDLAARVLAEPDFVASKFPVTRAYLAEQSVGAEFRRYLATGWPNYVSD
- a CDS encoding NAD(P)-dependent alcohol dehydrogenase — encoded protein: MKIQAAVARDIDGIFSVENVDLADPQPGEVLVRLVATGLCHTDYAIIEQIMPIPLPMVLGHEGAGIVERIGAGVEGLSPGDHVVMTFDTCGHCDECSHGHPSYCAEYMARNFATRRPDGSPTIHDADGEALGAVFFAQSSLATYCIARASNTIKVREDAPLELLGPLGCGLSTGAGTVMNVLRPDKSHTIAVFGTGAVGMGALMAAKALGAGRIVAIDRVASRLELARELGATDTIDTSGVDLGEALESLGGIDFGVDTSGVPALIAAATDALRQRGTLVLLGASKHQQVTLNVLPLISGKVIRGVTNGDIVPSQFIPRLVDMYMDGQFPLDRISSFYPLEQVNTALEDSLSGKTIKPIIRMKPPL
- a CDS encoding enoyl-CoA hydratase-related protein, whose protein sequence is MEFVEVRRDGPVTFVTLSRPDVMNAINPAMHQELERAFTQFADDDSQWICVVRGKGDTAFCAGSDLKAASRDGLPPSYPEHGYAGLIQRFDCPKPFIAAVNGIALGGGFEIALACDLVVAADHASFGLPEPLVGAVALGGGLHRLARQMPLKLAMGTILASRRLTAAEASRMGLVNEVVALDALDEAVKRWCDDILKASPVAVRTSKALIARGLAEPDIEAALIAQPDYPEFRAWRASEDIKEGPLAFAEKRAPVWKGR
- a CDS encoding MFS transporter, with translation MADTPASDSASPPPGARTMLTLLTLSYALAYLDRLMMAVVAEPVKAEFGLSDAQLFFLTGAAFVLIYGVCGIGSGWLLDRFSRRKIIAVMLAAWSGCTALCGLAGSFTTLALSRAGVGIGESAIVPAGMATISDSYRPGRRPLAMGIFYSGGMVSMLIAWTLGGWVADTLGWRYTFFLAGPPGILLAIAIWLKGWDPPREKARLRATPHETSAFSDVWHNRPLVWILAAGSVITFVNVGLVTQLGSFFIRSHGMTLTEVGLIFGPVLAGGMAIGLVGGGWIGNRLAEHGTDALLRFTTVIVFAMFPIYMAMFLAETLGLALFAMFLGTLTSVIYSPAFSAAYQAVSAPHTRATSAGISSFLNALVGGAMTPLMVGALSDYWSTDFGTDSLRFAMMIGMGSCFVSGVMFTHARRLVRQSGSEAAAAPPA
- a CDS encoding SDR family NAD(P)-dependent oxidoreductase, with translation MSSENARRILVTGAGRGIGREIALGFAAEGAEIILAARSSDELETTCADVVRRGGSGHVVPTDLNDPQDIEALAEKALARGNIDVLVCNAAFSPVPQSLLDARPDDWLKTMTVNVAATLRLVQRLAPGMTGRDGANIIVVSSIRGLGGTPSGGLYGSSKAALNHMIKTLACELGPQGIRVNGILPGPVLTRMTTDFLPDNEALFEFYGDIAPIKGWTMPDDMVAPALFLASAGARKVSGHLLVVDGGLSAINADAIAPPAALLG
- a CDS encoding nuclear transport factor 2 family protein, whose translation is MSVGDIVAFARAYGAAWASPDSDAFVALFTPDATYRDDQVKRLSCGHDELRLFHAHFVDAISDIRMEFPNAFTDGENACLEWRFSGVQSGSYHGQPPTGTAFRSNGVAVMKLALDGRIRSVVDYYDAAGVKRQLGG